In the Verrucomicrobiota bacterium genome, ACTTAGGCGGTCTGGCTCCGCTGTGTCACTTGAAGCGAAGGCCGCAAAAGAGTATGCCTCGGTTGTGTATGACCATGTCGAAAGCTCTTGGGCGCTTTTTGGGAAAAAGGAAGCGATCATTACCAAAATTCGAGAATTTGGGATCGAATGTGCTGAAGCCGATTGGGATGGTTACGATGCTGAACCTGTAAGTCAAAATGCGCTTGAACGGGCAGAAGTTTTTATCCGCTCTCTGCCTGAGAGTATTTCAATGCCTGAAGTCTCTGTGGAGCCAGATGGAGATCTTTCATTTGATTGGAATCCGACTTCCACCAAGACTTTCTCTGTTAGTGTAGGTTCGTCAGATCGTTTTGCGTACGCATGGTTCGATGGCACCGATCGTGGACACGCAGTGGCTCGTTCCAGTAACGGAGAAGTGCCTGCCCGCATTCTAGAGGAAATCCAGCGTATTACCTGAAATGAGCCTTCCTTCCGGGTTGCCTGAAGAAGTTGCGGATGAGGAGCCATTGGCCCGTTTCCTTACTTCCTCAGGGCATTTTAGTAATTTGAAAGTAAAGCAGGCAGCTTTTCTTCCAAGCCCCAAGGATGGCCGCACGTCTGTTTTCCGCCATGGGGTGGAACCTAAAACCGGATTAGAGTCCATTGGGCATCTTGAGATTGGAAGTGAACGGAATTTGTATGGTGCCGGTATCGTTAAAGCGAGTGATGTCCGAGCAGTGAAGCTGGATGTCGAAGCGATAGAACCACCGCCCCGTCATGCGGATATTTTCGATTGGCCTTGGATGAAGGATGATCGTGAGTTCGGGAAGGCGCAACGAAAGGAAATGGCAATATTGCTGGCACAGAAGTCTGACTTGGTGCGATTTTCCGAATAACCATTTAGATTGGCGCTGGTCTGGTGGTGTCGTTCGTGTGGCTGGTTATGAGGTAAATTTTGACGCCTTGTTGAATTAAACTCCCGCTCGATGCAATAAAACCGGGCCTTATTTTATCGAAAGACCGTTGGATGCATTAAGAATTCTAAAAGTAGATTTCGATTACCCCATCGGGTAGGGGTACTTCTCCGAAATCTTATCGATTTCAGCAAGTGCATCTTCGCTTAAGGTCATGCCTTCAACTTTCAGGTTCTCCTCCAATTGCTCAAGGTTGTTAACTCCGAAAATGGTGGATGGCACGAAGTCGTGTTGCTTCGACCAGGCTAGGGCGAGTTGGGGGAGGGTGATACCTTCTTTTTCGGCGACACCTTTGAGTTCCAAAGTGGTGGCCAGGCTTTTGTCGTTTACGAACCGTCGGGCCATTCCCTTTTGGCGTTCGTCTCCGCGTTTGATGTAGTGAGTGAAACGGATGCCGTCTGGTAGTTCTTCCACATTGTATTTACCTGTCAGTACACCTCCCGCGAGTGGAGAATAGGGGAGAAGTCCGATTTTTTCCCGTCGGCAGATATCGGCGAGGGCGTCCTCAAAGCGACGGTTGTTGATGGAATAATTGTTTTGAATGGTTTGATAGCGCGCAAAGCCATTGGCTTCGGAGACGGCACGAGCCTTCATGGTGCCCCATTCGTTTTCGTTGCTGCTGCCGATTATGCGGACCTTACCCTCGTGAATGAGTTCGGTCATGACTTCGAGGATTTCTTCGTACCCTGCATCGTGATCGGGCCAGTGAATTTGATAGAGGTCAATGAAGTCGGTTTGCAAGCGCCGGAGGCTTCCTTCGATGGCGGTACGAATGTTATGGCGATCAAGTGCGGTTTTGCCGTTCCGGACAGGAGGAACAAACCAGGCATGCCCGGCTCCGGTGACTTTCGTAGCAAGTATGAGTGAATGGCGCGGCTTGTCTTTTAACCAGCGGCCCACGATTTCCTCGGTTCGATGCACCCATTTTTCTTCTGGAGGTACGGGGTATATTTCGGCTGTATCAAAAAAGTCGACACCGGCTTCGTAAGCACGGTCCATGATTTTGTGTGCCGTGGTTTCGTCGCAGGACGAACCGAAGGTCATGGTTCCGAGGCACAATTCAGAAACAACAATGCCGCTGGTTCCTAATCGGTTTCTTTTCATTATAAAGATGGTAGTAAAGTTTGGAAAATCTTGTGTTTCACCCTACTTCCTTTTCTAACCCAACCGAACCAAGAGGTTGGTGAGTTCTTCCTTTTTCGCAACCGACTCAGCAAGCTGGGCTCTCGCTCCCTCGACAATATTGGCGGGAGCATTGCTCATGAATTTCTCATTCTTCAACTTGGACTCTCCTGCCATAATGGCTTTGTCGATTTTCTGAATTTCTTTTTGCAGGCGCTCTTTCTCGGCTTCGGGATCGACCGAACTGGTCAGATCGAGATAAACGGTTCCCAACTCTGATACACTGGCAGGAAGATCTTTGTCTTCGGAGC is a window encoding:
- a CDS encoding aldo/keto reductase yields the protein MKRNRLGTSGIVVSELCLGTMTFGSSCDETTAHKIMDRAYEAGVDFFDTAEIYPVPPEEKWVHRTEEIVGRWLKDKPRHSLILATKVTGAGHAWFVPPVRNGKTALDRHNIRTAIEGSLRRLQTDFIDLYQIHWPDHDAGYEEILEVMTELIHEGKVRIIGSSNENEWGTMKARAVSEANGFARYQTIQNNYSINNRRFEDALADICRREKIGLLPYSPLAGGVLTGKYNVEELPDGIRFTHYIKRGDERQKGMARRFVNDKSLATTLELKGVAEKEGITLPQLALAWSKQHDFVPSTIFGVNNLEQLEENLKVEGMTLSEDALAEIDKISEKYPYPMG